The following coding sequences are from one Vicugna pacos chromosome 19, VicPac4, whole genome shotgun sequence window:
- the TP53RK gene encoding EKC/KEOPS complex subunit TP53RK → MAAAGAAAAEPNKEPAPEAEALAAARERNSRFLSGLELVKQGAEARVFRGRFQGRAAVMKHRFPKGYRHPALEARLGRRRTVQEARALLRCRRAGISAPVVFFVDYASNCLFMEEIEGSVTVRDYIESTMEAEKSPQSLLGLAKTIGQVLARMHDEDLIHGDLTTSNMLLKPPLEQLNIVLIDFGLSFISGLPEDKGVDLYVLEKAFLSTHPNTETVFEAFLQSYSASSKKARPVLKKLDEVRLRGRKRSMVG, encoded by the exons ATGGCGGCGGCGGGCGCTGCTGCAGCTGAGCCGAACAAGGAGCCGGCGCCCGAGGCTGAGGCACTGGCCGCGGCCCGGGAGCGGAACAGCCGCTTTTTGAGCGGCCTGGAGCTGGTGAAGCAGGGCGCCGAGGCACGCGTGTTCCGCGGCCGCTTCCAGGGCCGTGCGGCCGTGATGAAGCACCGCTTCCCCAAGGGCTACCGGCACCCGGCGCTGGAGGCGCGGCTCGGCCGGCGACGGACGGTGCAGGAGGCCCGGGCGCTGCTCCGCTGCCGCCGCGCAG GGATATCTGCCCCGGTTGTCTTTTTTGTGGACTATGCTTCCAACTGCTTATTCATGGAGGAAATTGAAGGCTCAGTGACAGTTCGAGATTATATCGAATCCACCATGGAGGCTGAAAAATCTCCCCAGAGTCTCCTCGGCTTAGCCAAGACAATTGGGCAAGTTTTGGCTCGAATGCACGATGAAGACCTCATTCATGGTGATCTCACCACCTCCAACATGCTCCTGAAACCCCCCTTGGAACAGCTGAACATCGTGCTCATCGACTTTGGGCTGAGTTTCATTTCAGGACTTCCGGAAGATAAGGGAGTTGACCTGTACGTGTTAGAGAAAGCCTTCCTTAGTACCCATCCCAACACTGAGACTGTGTTTGAAGCCTTTCTGCAGAGTTACTCCGCCTCCTCCAAAAAGGCCAGGCCAGTGCTAAAAAAACTAGATGAAGTGCGcctgagagggagaaagaggtccATGGTTGGGTAG
- the SLC2A10 gene encoding solute carrier family 2, facilitated glucose transporter member 10, translating into MRALFPSAPSTPRRVRLAMGHSSSLLPLCASVSLLGGLTFGYELAVISGALLPLQLDFGLSCSEQELLVGSLLLGALLASLVGGFLIDRYGRKQAILGSNLALLAGSLSLGLASSLTWLVLGRSAAGFAISLSSMACCIYVSELVGPRQRGVLVSLYEAGITVGILLSYALNYALAGTPWGWRHMFGWAAAPALLQSLSLLFLPAGTDEAAAHKDLIPLQGGEATKLGLERPRYSFLDLFRARGNMRGRTTVGLGLVLFQQLTGQPNVLCYASTIFRSVGFLGGSSAVLASVGLGAVKVAATLTAMGLVDRAGRRALLLAGCALMALSVSGIGLISFAVPMDSGPSCLAEPNATRLSGLPGDSGLPRGLSPPLLPTTSHSPGDPVLSTSEKAKPHPGAGAPTASPPPALSTAPPAPGRALLHWTALVCMMVFVSAFSFGFGPVTWLVLSEIYPVEIRGRAFAFCNSFNWAANLFISLSFLDLIGAIGLSWTFLLYGLTAVLGLGFIYLFVPETKGQSFAEIDQQFQRRRFTLSFGHRQSSASVQYSRIEASAAS; encoded by the exons ATGCGCGCCCTGTTCCCCAGCGCCCCCAGCACGCCTCGGAGAGTCCGGCTCGCCATGG GCCACTCTTCATCCCTCCTGCCCCTGTGTGCCTCTGTGTCTTTGCTGGGCGGCCTGACCTTTGGTTACGAACTGGCAGTCATCTCGGGTGCCCTGCTCCCACTGCAGCTTGACTTTGGGCTAAGCTGCTCAGAACAGGAGCTCCTGGTGGGCAGCCTGCTCCTGGGGGCTCTCCTTGCCTCCCTGGTAGGGGGCTTCCTCATCGACCGCTATGGCAGGAAACAAGCCATCCTCGGGAGCAACTTGGCGCTGCTAGCAGGCAGCCTGAGCCTAGGCCTGGCCAGCTCCCTGACCTGGCTGGTCCTGGGCCGCTCAGCAGCTGGCTTTGCCATCTCCCTCTCCTCCATGGCCTGCTGTATCTATGTGTCAGAGCTGGTGGGGCCACGGCAGCGGGGAGTGCTAGTGTCCCTCTACGAGGCAGGCATCACCGTGGGCATCCTGCTCTCCTACGCACTCAACTATGCACTGGCCGGTACTCCCTGGGGATGGAGGCATATGTTTGGCTGGGCGGCTGCACCTGCCCTCCTGCAGTCCCTCAGCCTCCTCTTTCTCCCTGCTGGTACAGATGAGGCTGCAGCCCATAAGGACCTCATCCCCCTCCAGGGAGGCGAGGCCACGAAGCTGGGCCTGGAGAGGCCAAGATACTCCTTCCTGGACCTCTTTAGGGCAAGGGGTAACATGCGAGGCCGGACcacggtggggctggggctggtgcTTTTCCAGCAGCTGACAGGGCAGCCCAACGTGCTATGCTATGCCTCCACCATCTTCCGCTCAGTCGGATTCCTTGGGGGCTCCTCAGCTGTGCTGGCCTCTGTGGGGCTCGGTGCTGTGAAGGTGGCGGCCACCCTGACCGCCATGGGGCTGGTGGACCGAGCAGGCCGCAGGGCCTTGTTGCTAGCGGGCTGTGCCCTCATGGCTCTCTCGGTCAGTGGCATCGGCCTCATCAGCTTTGCTGTGCCCATGGATTCAGGACCAAGTTGCCTGGCTGAGCCCAATGCCACCAGGCTGTCAGGTCTCCCTGGAGACTCTGGCCTGCCCAGGGGCTtgtctccacctctgctgccaacAACCAGCCACAGCCCAGGGGATCCAGTCTTGTCAACCTCTGAGAAAGCCAAGCCTCATCCGGGGGCTGGGGCCCCCACTGCTTCTCCCCCACCGGCTCTGAGCACCGCCCCTCCTGCCCCCGGGCGGGCCCTGCTGCACTGGACCGCGCTGGTCTGCATGATGGTCTTCGTGAGCGCCTTCTCCTTTGGATTTGGGCCAG TGACCTGGCTCGTCCTCAGCGAGATTTACCCCGTGGAGATCAGAGGGAGGGCCTTTGCCTTCTGCAACAGCTTCAACTGGGCCGCCAACCTCTTCATCAGCCTCTCCTTCCTCGACCTCATCG GTGCCATCGGTTTGTCCTGGACCTTCCTACTCTATGGGCTGACTGCTGTCCTCGGCCTgggtttcatatatttatttgtccCGGAAACAAAAGGCCAGTCATTTGCAGAGATAGACCAGCAATTCCAGAGGAGACG GTTCACCCTGAGCTTTGGCCATAGGCAGAGCTCGGCTAGCGTCCAGTACAGCCGCATCGAGGCCTCTGCAGCCTCCTGA